One window of Fibrobacter sp. UWEL genomic DNA carries:
- a CDS encoding ABC transporter permease, whose product MIEVLTRLIKVAFAEWKLFYTDAAAVLLLVVAGILYAFYYPTPYMNQTVSKVPVAVVDLDHTVMSRQLTQMSAAAQQIDVQYVFSDLRDAENAMADDKIFGFMVIPQDMEKTLRNGGTATVNVYTHGAYVMLHGNIGTAFTTCALTVGATTKVKRIALGRRVPAAKAMAMRDPTPISIQTLYNNTGSYSNYVVPSVLVLILQQTLVIGICVLGGARAHRKFRKKLRDSEVENERMPYRYFGRSLAYFLHYCSFILFYHFVVYNVFDFPRRGQVLPMIAFAVVFLFSTINFGMVLSQVFLRRETSMQIFLYMSIPILFLSNFSWPTELIPNWMYGISALLPSTFAVPAWLSIEQRGADIYEASSLLYPLALQAVFYMLLGLVLTRIRDNTPLKTGDM is encoded by the coding sequence ATGATCGAAGTTTTGACACGCCTCATTAAAGTAGCTTTCGCTGAATGGAAACTGTTCTATACGGATGCCGCCGCAGTGTTGCTTCTGGTAGTTGCGGGTATCCTTTATGCGTTCTACTATCCTACGCCTTACATGAACCAGACGGTATCCAAGGTTCCTGTGGCTGTAGTGGATTTGGATCATACGGTCATGTCTCGACAGCTGACGCAAATGTCAGCTGCCGCTCAGCAGATTGATGTGCAGTATGTATTCTCCGACTTGCGTGATGCGGAAAACGCAATGGCCGATGATAAGATTTTCGGTTTCATGGTCATTCCCCAGGACATGGAAAAGACCTTGCGTAATGGCGGTACCGCTACGGTGAACGTATATACTCATGGTGCATACGTCATGCTTCATGGTAACATCGGTACTGCATTTACCACATGTGCTTTGACCGTGGGTGCAACCACAAAGGTGAAACGAATTGCATTGGGAAGAAGGGTTCCTGCCGCCAAGGCCATGGCCATGCGCGATCCAACCCCGATTAGCATTCAGACCTTGTACAATAATACTGGCAGCTATTCCAATTACGTGGTTCCCAGTGTATTGGTGCTGATTCTCCAGCAGACTCTGGTCATTGGTATTTGTGTACTAGGTGGTGCTCGCGCCCATCGCAAGTTCCGCAAGAAACTTCGTGACAGTGAAGTGGAAAACGAACGGATGCCTTACCGTTATTTCGGTCGTTCTCTGGCATATTTCCTTCACTATTGCAGCTTTATCTTGTTCTACCACTTTGTGGTGTACAATGTGTTTGATTTCCCCCGTCGTGGTCAAGTTCTGCCCATGATAGCCTTTGCTGTGGTGTTCCTGTTTAGTACCATCAATTTCGGTATGGTTCTTTCTCAGGTATTCCTCCGCCGCGAGACTAGTATGCAGATCTTCCTGTATATGAGCATTCCGATTTTGTTCCTGTCCAACTTTAGCTGGCCCACGGAATTGATTCCGAACTGGATGTATGGTATTTCTGCTTTATTGCCTTCTACCTTTGCTGTTCCGGCTTGGTTGAGTATTGAACAGCGCGGTGCGGATATTTACGAGGCTTCTTCCTTGCTTTATCCTTTGGCCCTGCAGGCGGTGTTCTACATGCTGTTAGGTCTGGTTCTTACCAGAATTCGTGACAATACCCCGCTGAAGACTGGCGATATGTAA
- a CDS encoding segregation/condensation protein A, translating into MEVEQELLEQDEYEVRIGAFNGPMDLLVYLVQKKEVPLEQISIAEIADQFLKWVNVYSQSTSMDLSKAGDFLSMASRLMALKVQELLPADERDPEMEAEYNEDREALMKEMLEYQRFKQVASGLQEMEGENFGTYSRGRLEKTQTDDETLADANIWQLFRAYQKSLKTKISETIHHIELDYVTIQDRQQAINNFLSVNGRALFEDLLDNDSHPIVAAVTFMAMLEMIKTDEIVFRQSELFGPIWIYRKKNNADYADEMARETVFFSKDPDVKPGLVEAIRNQALARSKEQTVGDLAAVMREAVQWTESGRNVSEDDLTAMLEGKVDMSDVQENPFAEMMKADEAAEQQAAGAQPPAENVPTEVSNLEPTADSAVTTEEEPAVDISAEVPTLSATEESFEEELPAVYSSNNDDDDEDVPPVVITSADDDEEEELPTVVSAREATQDPAPTQEASSEKQMSDEEFAEFMKKAQEFYSNGGTSPEAPAAPIIQPDVEETPVIQKAAEPEEDKDDEPFFAGNEMTDAEYIAYLTRSAKNFGKKD; encoded by the coding sequence ATGGAAGTGGAACAGGAACTTTTAGAACAGGATGAATACGAAGTCCGCATTGGAGCCTTCAACGGCCCCATGGATCTTCTGGTTTATCTAGTCCAGAAAAAAGAAGTTCCTCTAGAACAGATTTCCATTGCAGAAATTGCAGACCAGTTCCTCAAGTGGGTAAACGTCTATAGTCAATCCACCAGTATGGACCTTTCCAAGGCAGGTGACTTCCTTTCCATGGCAAGCCGCCTCATGGCATTGAAGGTTCAGGAACTACTCCCCGCCGATGAACGTGATCCCGAAATGGAAGCGGAATACAACGAAGACCGCGAAGCCCTCATGAAGGAAATGTTGGAATACCAGCGTTTCAAGCAAGTGGCCAGCGGCCTTCAGGAAATGGAAGGGGAAAACTTCGGAACCTATTCCCGTGGTCGTCTGGAAAAGACCCAGACCGACGACGAAACCTTGGCGGATGCAAACATCTGGCAGCTTTTCCGAGCCTACCAGAAGAGCCTCAAGACAAAGATTTCCGAAACAATCCATCATATTGAGCTGGACTACGTGACCATTCAGGACCGTCAGCAAGCCATTAACAACTTCCTCAGTGTAAATGGACGCGCGCTCTTCGAAGACCTGCTTGATAACGATTCCCATCCAATTGTGGCAGCTGTGACCTTCATGGCCATGCTGGAAATGATCAAGACCGACGAAATCGTCTTTAGACAGAGCGAACTGTTTGGACCAATCTGGATTTACCGCAAGAAGAACAACGCAGACTACGCCGATGAAATGGCAAGAGAAACCGTATTCTTCAGTAAGGATCCGGACGTCAAACCTGGCCTAGTGGAGGCCATCCGTAATCAGGCCCTGGCCCGCTCTAAGGAACAGACTGTAGGTGATCTGGCGGCCGTCATGCGCGAAGCCGTGCAGTGGACCGAAAGCGGCCGAAACGTTTCTGAAGATGACCTTACCGCCATGCTGGAAGGTAAGGTGGATATGTCCGACGTTCAGGAAAATCCCTTCGCCGAGATGATGAAGGCAGATGAAGCTGCCGAACAGCAAGCCGCAGGCGCCCAGCCTCCTGCAGAAAACGTTCCGACCGAAGTTTCTAACCTAGAACCCACCGCAGATTCCGCAGTGACAACTGAGGAAGAGCCAGCTGTTGATATCTCCGCAGAAGTCCCTACACTCTCTGCTACCGAGGAATCTTTTGAAGAAGAACTTCCCGCAGTTTACTCCTCCAACAACGATGATGACGACGAAGACGTTCCCCCTGTGGTCATAACTTCCGCAGACGATGACGAGGAAGAAGAGCTCCCCACAGTCGTTTCCGCAAGAGAAGCGACTCAGGACCCCGCCCCCACGCAGGAGGCATCTTCCGAGAAGCAAATGTCTGACGAAGAATTTGCAGAATTCATGAAAAAGGCTCAGGAATTCTACAGTAACGGCGGCACCTCTCCGGAAGCACCTGCAGCCCCCATCATCCAACCCGATGTAGAAGAAACCCCTGTCATTCAAAAGGCTGCAGAACCTGAAGAAGACAAGGACGATGAACCATTCTTCGCAGGTAACGAAATGACAGATGCAGAGTACATTGCCTACCTGACGCGAAGCGCCAAGAACTTCGGCAAGAAAGACTAA
- a CDS encoding ABC transporter permease has protein sequence MFLSFFRTIRTIYFGHNLVMWLVILILPIATSVFMVDVFSAEILQHIPIGVIKQDRSQLADELEEGFRANPVVDVAMVCSDFSECEHAVVKGELQAFVLLPYDLERRALRFETPVIPVYSSGQNYLTNSFATKEIRTVISSIGANLFTKGMNDPVKVSLQSVGNSTGNYQGFLGMGLVTAIFHLACILAAVYMFSLPFRDHRVREYLAAAGGSRAILGLATIIPLGIIQSMAMVGVYAYTHRFMAPMTLDEFIITASGQVAMVFACNGAGAAFVAITGNMRFGTSVAGVIAGPAFAFAGQTFPIMAMPFAVRCFAFCLPLTHVLKVQSSMLLGEAGKAHAWESIVILMFMALFWHLLATRLFFIRWKVAAKREKEWSLQAVNILGEAVKE, from the coding sequence GTGTTTCTTAGTTTTTTTAGAACGATAAGGACGATTTATTTCGGCCACAATCTGGTGATGTGGCTGGTGATCCTTATCTTGCCTATTGCGACGTCTGTCTTTATGGTGGACGTGTTTTCGGCTGAAATTCTCCAGCATATTCCTATTGGTGTCATCAAGCAGGATCGTAGCCAGCTGGCAGACGAACTTGAGGAAGGCTTCCGTGCCAATCCCGTGGTGGATGTGGCGATGGTATGCAGTGATTTTAGCGAGTGTGAACATGCGGTGGTAAAGGGCGAATTGCAAGCTTTCGTGCTTTTGCCTTACGACCTGGAACGCCGTGCTCTTCGCTTTGAAACCCCTGTCATTCCTGTTTACTCCAGCGGACAGAATTACTTGACCAATTCCTTTGCCACAAAGGAAATCCGTACGGTTATTTCTTCCATCGGGGCAAACCTTTTTACCAAGGGAATGAATGATCCGGTTAAGGTGTCCCTTCAGTCCGTAGGTAATTCCACCGGAAACTATCAGGGCTTTTTGGGGATGGGTCTTGTGACCGCCATTTTCCATTTGGCTTGCATTTTGGCTGCGGTGTACATGTTTAGCTTGCCATTCCGTGACCATCGTGTTCGCGAATATCTGGCTGCTGCCGGCGGCTCTCGTGCAATTCTAGGACTTGCAACCATTATTCCGCTGGGAATTATTCAATCCATGGCTATGGTGGGTGTGTATGCTTATACCCACCGCTTTATGGCTCCCATGACGTTGGACGAATTCATCATCACCGCGTCTGGTCAGGTGGCCATGGTGTTCGCTTGTAACGGCGCAGGTGCTGCCTTTGTTGCCATCACGGGGAACATGCGTTTTGGAACCAGTGTGGCTGGCGTCATTGCTGGGCCCGCATTTGCTTTTGCTGGTCAGACGTTCCCCATTATGGCCATGCCTTTCGCGGTACGCTGTTTTGCATTCTGCTTGCCTTTGACTCACGTTCTTAAGGTTCAGTCCAGTATGCTTCTTGGAGAAGCGGGGAAGGCTCACGCATGGGAATCCATCGTGATTCTCATGTTCATGGCCTTGTTCTGGCATTTGCTTGCTACTCGTCTGTTCTTTATCCGCTGGAAGGTTGCTGCCAAGCGCGAAAAGGAATGGAGCTTGCAGGCTGTAAACATTTTGGGGGAGGCTGTTAAAGAATGA
- a CDS encoding FKBP-type peptidyl-prolyl cis-trans isomerase gives MNKKLIIAAGALALAMTGCDQFCQGGAAQTKTSLVTEKEKYSYALGAHFGNQAHFQLVTRDSIDLDVDLFIQAFKERYNEDSTKYLMVDSVVFETLNNLSQSRQKEKEMKDSLAAEANKAAGEAFLAKNKTAEGVITTESGLQYKVITEGNADGATPADGHIVKVHYTGTLLDGTKFDSSVDRGQPLEFPIGAVIPGWTEMLKLMKVGEKVTAWIPSDIAYGPRGRGPQIPGNSTLVFEMELIDTHAAEEVKPAEPAKPEVKAAPKAEKKAPKKAAPAKAETAAPAAAPAAPAAPAAAAAQ, from the coding sequence ATGAACAAGAAATTGATTATTGCTGCAGGCGCTCTTGCTTTGGCTATGACCGGTTGCGATCAGTTCTGCCAGGGTGGTGCCGCTCAGACTAAGACTTCTTTGGTTACCGAAAAGGAAAAGTATAGCTACGCTCTCGGTGCTCACTTTGGTAACCAGGCTCACTTCCAGCTGGTCACTCGTGACTCTATTGATCTGGATGTGGATCTGTTCATTCAGGCTTTCAAGGAACGTTATAACGAAGATTCCACCAAGTACCTGATGGTTGACTCCGTCGTGTTTGAAACTCTCAATAATCTTTCTCAGTCTCGCCAGAAGGAAAAGGAAATGAAGGATAGCCTGGCTGCAGAAGCTAACAAGGCTGCCGGTGAAGCATTCCTTGCAAAGAACAAGACTGCTGAAGGCGTGATTACCACCGAAAGTGGTCTTCAGTACAAGGTAATTACCGAAGGTAATGCTGATGGTGCTACTCCTGCCGATGGCCACATCGTCAAGGTTCACTACACTGGTACTCTTCTGGACGGCACCAAGTTCGACAGCTCTGTTGACCGTGGCCAGCCTCTGGAATTCCCCATTGGCGCAGTGATTCCGGGTTGGACCGAAATGCTGAAGCTCATGAAGGTGGGCGAAAAGGTTACCGCATGGATTCCTAGCGACATCGCTTACGGTCCTCGTGGTCGTGGCCCGCAGATTCCGGGTAACAGCACTCTCGTGTTCGAAATGGAATTGATCGACACCCACGCTGCTGAAGAAGTTAAGCCTGCAGAACCTGCAAAGCCGGAAGTGAAGGCTGCTCCTAAGGCAGAAAAGAAGGCCCCTAAGAAGGCTGCTCCTGCTAAGGCTGAAACCGCAGCTCCTGCAGCTGCACCTGCCGCACCCGCTGCTCCCGCAGCTGCCGCAGCACAGTAA
- a CDS encoding HlyD family secretion protein → MKALKVIGKVIVVAALIALIVLGISTLQKFATEPREAYLQGQMEARRVLVAGKVPGRVETVFFREGDMVEKNAIVAIISSPEIEAKKMQAQGALGAARAQASKARNGARSEDVTALKAMADRAQDAANLARNTYDRVQKLFSEGVLPLQKRDEAETQMRASQSAADAAKAQYDQALAGARSEDKAAANALVLQAKGANAEVDAYLEETKIRAPISGEVSVKLIEEGEVVGSGMPILAVTDLDDSWAVFHLREDMLKNVSKGKSFSMYIPALDQHVEMEVSYIASVGDYATWRSSKESGGFDLKSFEVRMRPKAKIENLRPGMSVLFPVDQIQ, encoded by the coding sequence ATGAAAGCTCTGAAAGTTATCGGAAAAGTGATTGTGGTTGCAGCCCTTATTGCACTGATCGTGCTGGGCATTTCCACCTTGCAGAAGTTTGCAACTGAACCTCGTGAAGCATACCTGCAGGGGCAGATGGAAGCTCGTCGCGTGTTGGTTGCCGGTAAGGTTCCTGGTCGTGTAGAAACTGTGTTCTTCCGTGAAGGTGACATGGTGGAAAAGAATGCTATCGTCGCCATTATCAGCAGCCCCGAAATTGAAGCAAAGAAGATGCAGGCTCAGGGTGCTCTCGGTGCCGCTCGTGCTCAGGCATCCAAGGCTCGCAATGGTGCCCGTAGTGAAGATGTGACTGCCTTGAAGGCTATGGCAGATCGCGCTCAGGATGCTGCAAATCTTGCTCGCAATACTTACGACCGCGTGCAGAAACTTTTCAGCGAAGGTGTTCTTCCTCTCCAGAAGCGTGATGAGGCTGAAACTCAGATGAGAGCTTCTCAGTCTGCCGCAGACGCTGCCAAGGCTCAGTATGATCAGGCTCTGGCTGGTGCTCGTTCCGAAGACAAGGCCGCCGCAAATGCGTTGGTTCTCCAGGCTAAGGGTGCCAATGCAGAAGTGGATGCTTATCTGGAAGAAACCAAGATCCGCGCTCCGATCTCTGGTGAAGTATCTGTAAAGCTGATTGAAGAAGGTGAAGTGGTTGGCTCCGGTATGCCTATTCTTGCTGTTACCGATCTGGATGATTCCTGGGCTGTTTTCCACCTTCGTGAAGATATGCTGAAGAATGTGTCCAAGGGTAAGTCTTTCTCCATGTATATTCCCGCTCTGGACCAGCATGTGGAAATGGAAGTTTCCTACATCGCCTCTGTGGGTGACTATGCCACCTGGCGTTCTTCCAAGGAAAGTGGTGGCTTTGATTTGAAGAGCTTTGAAGTTCGTATGCGTCCGAAGGCAAAGATTGAAAATCTCCGCCCGGGCATGAGCGTTCTTTTCCCCGTGGATCAGATTCAGTAA
- a CDS encoding TolC family protein, whose amino-acid sequence MKKYWALLLTSCMAASAAPITLSDAIEMAKSSNSQIKAEKAKVEMAESGQSEARSRFMPQLTLTASVTKINDPITIDLSSLQGPLSDIAGAAAYSKAYVSTYNAAYEKKYGELYDGAVKQMVAAGMTEDAAKTQAKAAVDAKMGDIWSGVVSSKDANDAAVQQAEKYGAAASEKIKDSKDFSMKVQDDVFFNARLTAIWPLFTGFKRTAAYSAAKDNVTAKKAAFEMAQNTVLMDVATKYFTLRLAEELTVMREETKKNLEEHLARSKKLEEGGQISKAERLRAEVALAEAENALEDSYRDQSLARMALASLLHTDTSLTAVTPVLTPENMHSMEEFKQMALEKHPGLAQLRTERKRSQAAVSAAQGDYYPMVALFAYKELYTKDLTILEPEWAVGAKLQWDLFKGGETRSKVANAKALDRSLGSMEEQTVDNIKLLVEKRWREKEHAKSRLVSLSKTRELAEEAHRSQTLAYEAGLATGLDVVDAELALSRLQVAELKAHFDAVVAWLGLLEASGEVANAGEMLKDVKPVEPAPAEEAAKVVEPAKPAEAQAVQPPMAMPAADAANEPVPPAAPAEAAQPVVEAPAQAQ is encoded by the coding sequence ATGAAAAAGTATTGGGCTCTCTTACTTACGTCTTGTATGGCTGCTTCTGCAGCTCCGATTACGCTATCCGACGCCATTGAAATGGCAAAAAGCAGCAATTCCCAGATTAAGGCTGAAAAGGCTAAGGTCGAAATGGCTGAAAGTGGCCAGAGCGAAGCTCGTTCTCGTTTTATGCCCCAGCTTACCTTGACAGCTAGTGTTACAAAGATCAATGATCCTATCACAATTGACTTAAGTTCCCTGCAGGGCCCTCTAAGTGATATTGCCGGTGCCGCCGCCTATTCCAAGGCCTATGTATCTACTTACAATGCCGCCTACGAAAAGAAGTATGGTGAATTGTATGATGGTGCTGTAAAGCAGATGGTTGCCGCCGGTATGACCGAAGATGCTGCAAAAACTCAGGCTAAGGCTGCAGTGGATGCCAAGATGGGGGACATCTGGAGCGGGGTTGTGTCTAGCAAGGATGCAAATGACGCTGCTGTCCAGCAGGCCGAAAAGTATGGCGCCGCAGCCTCCGAAAAGATCAAGGACTCCAAGGACTTTAGTATGAAGGTTCAGGACGATGTGTTCTTTAACGCTCGCTTGACCGCCATCTGGCCTTTGTTTACTGGCTTTAAGCGTACTGCAGCCTATAGTGCTGCCAAGGATAATGTGACTGCCAAGAAGGCCGCATTTGAAATGGCTCAGAATACGGTGCTGATGGATGTGGCGACCAAGTATTTCACCTTGCGTCTGGCAGAAGAACTGACCGTTATGCGTGAGGAGACCAAGAAGAACCTGGAAGAACATCTTGCCCGTTCCAAGAAGTTGGAAGAAGGTGGCCAGATTAGTAAGGCCGAACGTCTCCGTGCGGAAGTTGCCTTGGCTGAAGCTGAAAACGCTCTGGAAGATTCCTATCGAGATCAGAGCCTTGCCCGTATGGCTCTCGCAAGTCTGCTTCACACAGATACGAGCTTGACTGCTGTGACTCCGGTACTCACTCCCGAGAACATGCATTCCATGGAAGAATTCAAACAGATGGCTTTGGAAAAGCATCCTGGTCTGGCCCAGCTCCGTACGGAACGTAAGCGTTCCCAGGCTGCAGTAAGTGCCGCCCAGGGTGATTACTATCCTATGGTTGCTCTTTTTGCCTATAAGGAACTGTATACCAAGGATTTGACCATTCTGGAACCGGAATGGGCTGTGGGTGCAAAACTCCAGTGGGATTTGTTCAAGGGCGGCGAAACTCGTTCCAAGGTTGCAAACGCAAAGGCTCTGGACCGCTCCCTGGGTAGCATGGAAGAACAGACTGTTGATAACATTAAGCTTCTTGTGGAAAAGCGTTGGCGCGAAAAGGAACATGCCAAGAGCCGTCTGGTAAGCTTGTCTAAGACTCGCGAATTGGCTGAAGAAGCTCATCGCAGCCAGACTCTTGCTTATGAAGCAGGTCTTGCTACTGGTTTGGATGTGGTGGATGCCGAACTGGCTCTTTCCCGTCTGCAGGTTGCCGAACTGAAAGCTCATTTTGACGCTGTAGTGGCCTGGCTTGGTTTGCTGGAAGCAAGCGGCGAAGTGGCTAATGCGGGTGAAATGCTGAAGGACGTTAAGCCCGTGGAACCCGCTCCCGCTGAAGAGGCTGCTAAGGTTGTCGAGCCTGCCAAGCCTGCCGAGGCACAGGCTGTCCAGCCTCCTATGGCTATGCCTGCTGCAGATGCTGCTAATGAACCTGTCCCTCCCGCAGCTCCTGCAGAAGCTGCTCAGCCTGTAGTCGAAGCTCCTGCCCAGGCTCAGTAA
- the glmS gene encoding glutamine--fructose-6-phosphate transaminase (isomerizing), translating into MCGIVGYIGQNEALPILVGGLKKLEYRGYDSSGVSILNENTITTVRASGKISALEEKLKATPAVGNLGIAHTRWATHGAPTEQNAHPHTSFDGKISIVHNGIIENYAVLKKRLQADGIQFKSETDTEVVAHLIAKYYNGNLKDAVLKALSLIEGTFGLAVICSERPGTLIGARRGSPLILGIGQNEFYLASDVSAIISHTQKVVYLEDNDVVEIHNDGYNLLNILRQPVQHEVQDVEFDADSIAKGGFAHFMLKEIFEQPEVLRNTMRGRLLAAEGNAKLAGLDTNIKELRNINRIIITACGTSYYAGMVGEYMIEDLAGVPVEVEYASEFRYRNPIIKPGTLVLAISQSGETADTLAALKEAQQKGATALAICNGVGSTIARTSDGGVYLHAGPEIGVASTKAFTSQVTVLAMIALLLGRQRRLSFESGMDIVKSMQELPELLEQTLKLSDQIAGIAQKYAKAGNFLYLGRHYNYPVAMEGALKLKEISYIHAEGYPAAEMKHGPIALIDENMPVVVIAPKDALFDKVISNVREIKARGGKVIAITTEDCHPLDEIADHLIKVPKTLSMLMPILTCVPLQLMAYHIAVLRGNDVDQPRNLAKSVTVE; encoded by the coding sequence ATGTGCGGAATCGTTGGTTACATCGGTCAAAATGAAGCATTGCCAATCCTCGTAGGCGGATTAAAGAAACTCGAATACCGTGGTTACGATAGTTCCGGCGTTTCCATCTTGAACGAAAACACAATTACCACAGTTCGAGCTTCCGGCAAGATTTCAGCCCTGGAAGAAAAACTGAAGGCAACTCCAGCTGTGGGTAATCTGGGTATTGCCCACACCCGTTGGGCCACCCACGGTGCTCCTACCGAACAGAATGCCCACCCTCACACCAGTTTTGACGGCAAGATTTCCATTGTCCATAACGGCATTATCGAAAACTACGCCGTACTGAAGAAACGTCTCCAGGCCGATGGCATCCAATTCAAGTCCGAAACCGATACAGAAGTGGTAGCCCATCTTATCGCCAAGTATTACAATGGCAACCTGAAGGACGCCGTTCTTAAGGCTCTTTCCCTGATTGAAGGAACATTCGGCCTTGCTGTGATTTGCAGCGAACGTCCCGGCACCTTGATTGGTGCCCGCCGCGGAAGTCCCCTGATTCTTGGCATTGGCCAGAATGAATTCTACTTGGCTAGTGACGTGTCCGCAATTATCAGCCACACCCAGAAAGTGGTCTATCTGGAAGACAACGATGTGGTGGAAATCCACAACGATGGATACAACCTGCTAAACATTCTGCGTCAGCCGGTGCAGCACGAAGTCCAGGATGTGGAATTCGATGCAGACTCCATTGCCAAGGGCGGTTTCGCCCACTTCATGTTGAAAGAAATTTTTGAACAGCCCGAAGTACTGCGCAACACAATGCGCGGTCGTCTCCTGGCTGCCGAAGGTAACGCAAAGCTTGCTGGTCTGGACACCAACATCAAGGAACTGCGTAACATCAACCGCATTATCATTACAGCCTGCGGTACCAGCTACTACGCCGGTATGGTGGGTGAATACATGATTGAAGATCTGGCTGGGGTTCCCGTAGAAGTGGAATACGCTTCTGAATTCCGTTACCGCAATCCCATCATTAAGCCGGGCACCTTGGTCCTAGCCATTTCCCAGTCCGGTGAAACCGCCGATACACTGGCCGCCTTGAAGGAAGCTCAGCAGAAGGGAGCAACCGCTCTTGCCATCTGTAACGGAGTGGGTTCAACCATTGCACGTACAAGCGACGGTGGCGTCTACCTCCATGCAGGTCCCGAAATTGGCGTTGCCTCTACTAAGGCATTTACCTCCCAGGTTACTGTTCTAGCCATGATTGCATTGCTGTTGGGCCGTCAGCGCCGTCTCAGCTTCGAAAGCGGTATGGACATCGTGAAGTCCATGCAAGAACTTCCGGAACTTCTGGAACAAACCCTGAAGCTTTCCGACCAGATTGCAGGCATTGCCCAGAAGTATGCCAAGGCAGGAAACTTCCTGTACCTAGGTCGTCACTACAACTACCCTGTGGCGATGGAAGGCGCATTGAAGCTGAAGGAAATCAGCTACATCCACGCCGAAGGTTATCCCGCTGCAGAAATGAAGCATGGACCGATTGCCCTTATCGACGAAAACATGCCGGTGGTAGTGATTGCACCTAAGGACGCCCTCTTCGACAAGGTCATCAGCAACGTTCGCGAAATCAAGGCTCGTGGCGGCAAGGTCATCGCCATCACCACCGAAGATTGTCACCCGCTGGACGAAATCGCAGACCATCTGATCAAGGTTCCCAAGACATTGAGCATGTTGATGCCCATCCTTACTTGCGTTCCCCTGCAGTTGATGGCATACCACATCGCAGTCCTCCGCGGCAACGATGTGGACCAGCCCCGCAATCTGGCAAAGAGCGTGACTGTAGAATAA
- a CDS encoding zinc metallopeptidase, which yields MMFDPLYMGILLITLLLSGGVSMMVKTRFAAGQKVGISSGLTGADIAKAILMDAGITDVQVLEHHGFLSDHYNPMNKTLNLSREVYYGRSASAAGVAAHEVGHAIQHAQGYFPMWLRSAIVPVANIGSNFGPLIVILGIMLMGMGKAFGQDVAIVGVLLFAATTLFTLVTVPVEFDASSRAKKILARLDIVSQGREYNTVSGVLFAAGLTYVAAAIGSILQLLYWAYRAGLFGGRRD from the coding sequence ATGATGTTTGATCCCCTTTATATGGGAATTCTGCTCATTACGCTGCTCCTTTCCGGCGGCGTTTCCATGATGGTGAAGACTCGCTTTGCTGCTGGCCAGAAAGTGGGTATTTCCAGCGGCTTGACGGGGGCTGACATTGCTAAGGCGATTCTGATGGACGCTGGCATTACGGATGTTCAGGTTCTGGAACATCACGGATTCCTGTCGGACCATTATAATCCTATGAACAAGACTTTGAACTTGTCTCGTGAAGTTTATTACGGTCGTAGCGCCAGCGCTGCTGGAGTTGCTGCTCACGAAGTTGGTCATGCCATCCAGCATGCTCAGGGCTATTTCCCTATGTGGCTTCGTTCCGCAATTGTGCCTGTGGCAAATATCGGATCTAACTTTGGCCCGCTGATTGTCATCCTGGGCATTATGCTCATGGGTATGGGTAAGGCTTTCGGTCAGGATGTGGCTATTGTTGGCGTCCTGCTGTTCGCTGCTACCACGTTGTTCACTCTGGTGACTGTTCCTGTGGAGTTCGATGCCTCCAGCCGAGCCAAGAAGATTCTTGCCCGCCTGGATATTGTGTCCCAGGGACGTGAATACAATACGGTGAGCGGAGTCCTGTTTGCCGCTGGTCTTACCTACGTGGCTGCCGCTATTGGTTCCATCCTTCAGCTGCTTTACTGGGCTTATCGAGCAGGGCTGTTTGGCGGAAGGCGAGATTAA